The window TTATAAAGGCTATTGATGTAGTCAAGTTGATAATTCATAAGGCTGAAGCGTAAAGAGATTAAAAATAATCTACCAGAGTTGGAAATCCTTTTTTTTCGGACAAGAGGTGTTTTGACTGATGCGTAAACAGCTTTGACTTGTTTAAAGCGAATAAACGCGGTATCCAAATTTAGGTTTAACCAAACTCCCAGGGATAGACATTCATATCTCTGCTAAGATTTATCATAGGTGGCGATGCATCAACAGATTTAGCATAATTGTAAATCCTTCTTCAAGAATAGCTTTGGTTAATGTGAATAGCCATTTAAGTATTGCAAAAGCATTTTGATTAAAGCTTTCTACTGGCTTGAGATAATAGCCATGGTGGATAAAAAGAGGGGTTGCTCAAAGGGGAACCGCTCGGTAACTTGATGGATATAGCCCAAAAGATAAAATTTGTCTTAAGCTGAGCAGCTGCATTTTACTCTTGAGGCTGATGGCGTAATCTAACCTAAATGAAAAATATGATAAAAAAACTAAGTGCCGATTTATATCAGCAAATGAAAGCTGATCTTGATGATTTAAAAGGTAGCGCAATACCAAAAATCCAAATGCTAAAGGATGCGATTTTGATTGTGCAAAAATATTTGGATGAGTTAAAGGTTTTGGTAGATGCAAATCCCTTTCTTGGTGAGGAAGAAGAAATATGGTTTTTCAAAATCGAAAAACCCAGGTTTTACAGGTGGCTAATCTTTTATACTGAACTATTTGCAATCGATAGCACCAAGCCTATCATCGGAAAAGAAGAAATAAAGGAACACTACAATGATCAGATGCGATACATTAACCGTTTCTTTAGATCTCATGAGTTTCATTACCAGTATTTCAGGCTGGATAGCAACGAGCTTGACCGGTTATATTTTATCCGCGGAGCCTCGCCATTAAAAACAGAGATGAGTTTGGTACCAAGGGTAGATCCATCCTTTGGAACAGGCCATGAGTTTCTTTTTTCAAATTTTAGAGCTTACGAAATGCTACAAAGATACTTGAGTGATCAGCTCACTTCTGATGTGGGGATTGGTTTGGAGAACCAATCAAGTGAACAGAAAGGAAAGAAGTTTGCCTGGACAGGTGATCAAATTAATTTAATAGAAATGATTTATGGACTTTGGCTAACCGGACAGTTCAACAATGGAAAAGCAGACCTATCCGATATAGTGGCTGTTTTACAAAATGTTTTTCAGGTGAATTTAGGCCAATATTTTAGAAGATTCTCTGAAATTAAGCAACGTAAAGGAATGAGCAAAACTAGATTTTTGGATCAAATGCGTGATGCGCTGCAGAAGAAAATCTTTGATTGGGAGGGCGGGATAGCTAAAAAATAGGAATAATTGATTTGAAGTAAATCTTAATAAATAGCTTCTACTTAGCCCGTTTTAGAAAATGAAACACCTATGGCTCATAAAAAAGGGATATGTTTTGACTAACATATCCCTTTCTCGACCTTGGCTTTGCTTTTACCTCGTCACTTGCTGCAAGCAAGCTTACTTCACAGACATGTTGAAGGAAGGAGGAAGCGAACTTTCCTCTGATGCCCATAATTTATTTGGACGTTTACCCATGATCAGTTCCAATTTTCCACCTTTCATTAAATCCTCATGGGAAAACCATGATTTATTCCAGATCTGTCCATTTAGCTTTGCCGATTGTATATATTTATTTTCAGGCGCATAATTTAAACATGCCACTTCGAATTTCTTACCATTTCCAATATCCAGTTTTACATTAGCAAATGTTGGGCTACCGATAACATACATTGGTAAGCCTGGGGTTATTGGATAAAAACCCATTTGAGAAAAAACGACAAATGAGGTTAACCCGCCTCCATCTTCATCACCCGGAATGCCCATTAAATCGTTTCGGAACCATTGAGCAAGTAAACTGCGCACGCGTTTCTGGGTGCGCCAAGGTTGACCTGCATAGTTGTATAGGTAAGGGATATGCATGGCAGGCTCATTGCCCATTGAAAACTGACCAACATTGCCAGTATGGTCTGGCAATTGGGAATAAAAATCAAACCTACTTTTTCCAAGCGGGGTGTTATACATTTTCTCCAGCTCATCAACAAAAGCCTGTTTTCCGCCGATCATCTCTACTAAATCACCTAAATTATGCAAGACATCCCAGCGGTAAAGCCAGCCATTGTTTTCATCATACGTCTCCCTTGCACCCAATCCACCCGAAAACCGGTAGTCCAGCGGCTGGATAAATTTGCCATCAATATCTTTTGGATGAAAGAATTTGGTTTCCTGATTAAAGACAGTATGGTAGCTTTTGCTCTTCTCTAAAAAATCTTTAGCCTCATCTGTTTTGCCCAGTTGCTGCGCTATGTTCCCTAAGCACCACTCATCGTAAACGGTGCCCAAAGTAACCGCAATAGGCTGGCGCTTTTCAAAACCATGAACCTCTGGCGCAGTTTCTTTTTCACCTGGAGGCAATGCTGGGAAATACCCTTTGTCTTTAAAAAACTGATCTAGTACGCCAGCTTTTTTTGCCGACCAAGGCGACAGCGTTTTTTCGGTAATTCCTGCCTTACAGTATTGATAGGCCTCCTCAAGGTTAAAACTTCGAAGGCCCTTATTATAAGCATCAATTATGGTTGCCACGCCATGATTGCTATTCATTCTGCGACTATCGCCAGTAACTTCTGGGAAAGTTGGCATCCAGTGGTCGTCCATTTGCTGAGCCATACGCAAATATGAGTTAATCATATTGCCTTCCATTTTTGGCTCAATGATTACCCGCAGTGGGTGGGTTGCCCTATAAGTATCCCAGATCCAGTCATCGGTAAAGAAGGGCGTCCCGTTATCATTGTGAATTTTTCCATCGAAGGCGCTAAAATATTGACCATCTTCAGATAAACTGATCATGCGCTCGTATGTGCGGTAAAGTGAGGTGTAAAAGATGGTTTTAGCTGTTTCATCTGTTCCCTCCACAGCAATTTTTCCAAGGGTTTGATTCCATATATTTTTACCGTTTTGAGCAACTTTATTAAGCTCATAATCTTTTATTTCCCTATCAAGGTTTCGTTTTGCCTGCTCTACACTAATAAACGATATGCCGTAATGGGCTTTGATTTGCTTGGTATTATCTGGATATTTTAATATCAGGTAAGCATTCTGACCGGAAGCGGATTGTTCCTTTGAGTCGATTTGATCATCCTTTTGCTTGCCGGCAGAAGTGGGGGATAAATCTGTTTGGAAATAAATATAAAC is drawn from Pedobacter sp. HDW13 and contains these coding sequences:
- a CDS encoding RteC domain-containing protein, whose translation is MIKKLSADLYQQMKADLDDLKGSAIPKIQMLKDAILIVQKYLDELKVLVDANPFLGEEEEIWFFKIEKPRFYRWLIFYTELFAIDSTKPIIGKEEIKEHYNDQMRYINRFFRSHEFHYQYFRLDSNELDRLYFIRGASPLKTEMSLVPRVDPSFGTGHEFLFSNFRAYEMLQRYLSDQLTSDVGIGLENQSSEQKGKKFAWTGDQINLIEMIYGLWLTGQFNNGKADLSDIVAVLQNVFQVNLGQYFRRFSEIKQRKGMSKTRFLDQMRDALQKKIFDWEGGIAKK
- a CDS encoding GH92 family glycosyl hydrolase yields the protein MGFYEKLNMKKYFCALLSCVWFTFFTSIVNAQVKKQPVDYVNPYIGNISHLLVPTYPTVHLPNSLLRVYPERDNFTANTIHGLPLVITSHRGSSAFNLSPFQGDLKNIKPVLAYGYDNEIIKPYYYEVDLDDYGINVQFAPSHQSGIYAINFSKSAPAYLVLNTRNGELSVKENVVSGFQKLSNNTKVYIYFQTDLSPTSAGKQKDDQIDSKEQSASGQNAYLILKYPDNTKQIKAHYGISFISVEQAKRNLDREIKDYELNKVAQNGKNIWNQTLGKIAVEGTDETAKTIFYTSLYRTYERMISLSEDGQYFSAFDGKIHNDNGTPFFTDDWIWDTYRATHPLRVIIEPKMEGNMINSYLRMAQQMDDHWMPTFPEVTGDSRRMNSNHGVATIIDAYNKGLRSFNLEEAYQYCKAGITEKTLSPWSAKKAGVLDQFFKDKGYFPALPPGEKETAPEVHGFEKRQPIAVTLGTVYDEWCLGNIAQQLGKTDEAKDFLEKSKSYHTVFNQETKFFHPKDIDGKFIQPLDYRFSGGLGARETYDENNGWLYRWDVLHNLGDLVEMIGGKQAFVDELEKMYNTPLGKSRFDFYSQLPDHTGNVGQFSMGNEPAMHIPYLYNYAGQPWRTQKRVRSLLAQWFRNDLMGIPGDEDGGGLTSFVVFSQMGFYPITPGLPMYVIGSPTFANVKLDIGNGKKFEVACLNYAPENKYIQSAKLNGQIWNKSWFSHEDLMKGGKLELIMGKRPNKLWASEESSLPPSFNMSVK